In a genomic window of Nocardiopsis mwathae:
- a CDS encoding amino acid ABC transporter ATP-binding protein, whose protein sequence is MVIAENVHKHFGRLEVLRGIDLEVRRGEVMCVIGPSGSGKSTFLRCINHLEKVDGGRLWVNGQLMGYRQKRGKLYELHDAQVAEQRRGIGMVFQSFNLFPHMSVIGNIMEAPVQVKREKRAAAREKAMRLLERVGLAEKASSYPRQLSGGQQQRVAIARALAMEPDLMLFDEPTSALDPELVGEVLAVMKGLAEDGMTMVVVTHEMGFAREVGDSLVFMDDGVVVESGPPREVLADPREERTQAFLSRVL, encoded by the coding sequence ATGGTCATCGCCGAGAACGTGCACAAGCACTTCGGGCGCCTGGAGGTGCTGCGCGGCATCGACCTGGAGGTGCGGCGCGGCGAGGTGATGTGCGTGATCGGCCCGTCCGGCTCGGGCAAGTCCACGTTCCTGCGCTGCATCAACCACCTGGAGAAGGTCGACGGCGGCCGGCTGTGGGTGAACGGGCAGCTCATGGGCTACCGGCAGAAGCGCGGCAAGCTCTACGAGCTGCACGACGCCCAGGTGGCCGAGCAGCGGCGCGGCATCGGAATGGTGTTCCAGAGTTTCAACCTGTTCCCGCACATGTCGGTCATCGGCAACATCATGGAAGCCCCCGTGCAGGTGAAGCGGGAGAAGAGGGCCGCGGCCCGGGAGAAGGCCATGCGGCTGCTGGAGCGGGTCGGACTGGCCGAGAAGGCCTCCTCCTACCCTCGGCAGCTGTCGGGCGGGCAGCAGCAGCGGGTGGCGATCGCCCGGGCGCTGGCCATGGAACCCGACCTGATGCTGTTCGACGAGCCCACCAGCGCGCTCGACCCCGAGCTGGTCGGCGAGGTGCTCGCGGTCATGAAGGGCCTCGCCGAGGACGGCATGACCATGGTCGTCGTGACCCACGAGATGGGCTTCGCCCGCGAGGTCGGCGACTCCCTGGTCTTCATGGACGACGGCGTCGTCGTGGAGTCCGGCCCGCCCCGCGAGGTGCTGGCCGACCCCAGGGAGGAACGGACCCAGGCGTTCCTGTCCCGCGTCCTGTAG
- a CDS encoding amino acid ABC transporter permease, giving the protein MAAGVILVLIAMFVHMLVTNEAFKWEFMFANMFTPPVLIGVRTTLILTVLSMLIGIVLGIVLALMRLSGNPVLVAVAWTYTWFFRAVPRLVLAVLFGNLGILYSTVSFGLPFDMYWLPLLGLDGYSTAIFTIDARTFLSGFMAGLLALALSEGAYMSEIVRAGLQSVDKGQTEAAQALGMRHSQVMRRITLPQALRVIVPPTGNETVAMLKDTALVAFVPVTTELFFQLQAIGSRTFQAFPMLVAACIWYLAITSVFMIGQYFLERSFTKGDRQAQAALKAIETKAGN; this is encoded by the coding sequence GTGGCGGCGGGCGTCATCCTCGTGCTGATCGCCATGTTCGTCCACATGCTGGTCACGAACGAGGCGTTCAAGTGGGAGTTCATGTTCGCGAACATGTTCACCCCGCCGGTGCTGATCGGCGTGCGCACCACCCTCATCCTCACCGTGCTCTCGATGCTCATCGGCATCGTCCTGGGCATCGTGCTGGCCCTGATGCGGCTCTCGGGCAACCCCGTGCTGGTCGCGGTGGCCTGGACCTACACGTGGTTCTTCCGGGCGGTCCCGCGGCTGGTGCTGGCGGTCCTGTTCGGCAACCTCGGCATCCTGTACTCGACGGTGTCGTTCGGGCTGCCGTTCGACATGTACTGGCTGCCGCTGCTGGGCCTGGACGGCTACAGCACGGCCATCTTCACGATCGACGCGCGCACCTTCCTCAGCGGGTTCATGGCCGGCCTGCTCGCCCTGGCGCTGTCCGAGGGCGCCTACATGTCCGAGATCGTGCGGGCGGGGCTGCAGTCGGTGGACAAGGGCCAGACCGAGGCCGCCCAGGCGCTGGGCATGCGCCACTCCCAGGTGATGCGCCGCATCACCCTGCCGCAGGCGCTGCGGGTGATCGTCCCGCCGACCGGCAACGAGACCGTGGCGATGCTGAAGGACACCGCGCTGGTCGCCTTCGTACCGGTGACCACGGAGCTGTTCTTCCAACTCCAGGCCATCGGCTCACGCACCTTCCAGGCGTTCCCGATGCTGGTGGCCGCGTGTATCTGGTACCTCGCGATCACCAGCGTGTTCATGATCGGCCAGTACTTCCTGGAACGGTCGTTCACCAAGGGCGACCGCCAGGCCCAGGCCGCGCTGAAGGCGATCGAGACCAAGGCGGGGAATTGA
- a CDS encoding GNAT family N-acetyltransferase, giving the protein MIRPARPDDIPTIHRLVRDLAEYEKEPDAAVATEEDFADALFGPDPAVFCHIAEHTGGDGSTTAAGFALWFRNFSTWTGKHGIYLEDLYVRPEFRGHGYGKALLAELAAICVERGYTRLEWSVLDWNIPSIDFYTSLGSVPMDGWTVYRLAGADLAELGTRAGAAIRRPRTVPDER; this is encoded by the coding sequence GTGATCCGCCCCGCACGCCCCGACGACATCCCCACCATCCACCGGCTCGTGCGCGACCTCGCCGAGTACGAGAAGGAACCGGACGCCGCCGTGGCGACCGAGGAGGACTTCGCCGACGCCCTGTTCGGGCCCGACCCGGCGGTCTTCTGCCACATCGCCGAGCACACCGGCGGCGACGGCTCCACCACGGCCGCCGGGTTCGCGCTGTGGTTCCGCAACTTCTCCACGTGGACGGGCAAGCACGGGATCTACCTGGAGGACCTCTACGTCCGCCCGGAGTTCCGCGGCCACGGCTACGGCAAGGCGCTGCTGGCCGAACTCGCCGCCATCTGCGTCGAGCGGGGCTACACACGCCTGGAGTGGTCGGTGCTCGACTGGAATATCCCTTCGATCGACTTCTACACGTCCCTGGGTTCGGTGCCGATGGACGGGTGGACGGTCTACCGGCTCGCCGGCGCCGACCTCGCCGAACTCGGGACCCGCGCAGGGGCGGCGATCCGACGGCCGCGCACCGTGCCCGACGAACGGT